From one Candidatus Poribacteria bacterium genomic stretch:
- a CDS encoding NAD(P)H-hydrate dehydratase, producing MKVVTAQEMRQIDQQTIEEIGIPGAVLMEHAGTAVVRAIWKHFPKCRRIVVIVGKGNNGGDGLVVARQLAHAGQPIQIFLVSPPESFAGDALTNLQIAQNLNLPITSVLAEDTLEAAKSQIASADLIVDSIFGTGLRGGVHGFIGDVITYINKTELPVIAIDLPSGLSADTGMAEGACIQASYTVTMGLPKRGNLIHPGATFTGKLEVTDIGFPASVIDAQSIEINWTQPSDAARLLPLRPTHSHKGTYGRVFVAAASTGMTGAAALTSAGALRVGAGLVTLGAPKSLNAILEMKLTEVMTLPLPETAEGSLALDAKSHIIEAVERTKSVLAIGPGLSQHSETVALVHSLIRESDVPTVIDADGINALSKSTEILSSLSPQTVLTPHPGEMARLIGRTVEALERDRIGIAQRFAQAHNVTLVLKGAPTVVARGNGDIWINSTGNAGMATGGMGDILTGLIAGLIAQKVSPFDAAVLGVYLHGLAGDIVTESIGMHGLMAGDVLNNIPKAIKLCGAHHQA from the coding sequence ATGAAAGTTGTCACCGCACAAGAGATGCGTCAAATCGATCAGCAGACCATTGAGGAAATTGGTATTCCCGGTGCTGTGCTGATGGAACATGCGGGGACCGCTGTTGTCCGAGCGATCTGGAAACATTTTCCTAAATGCCGGCGTATCGTGGTTATCGTTGGCAAGGGAAATAATGGTGGCGATGGATTGGTCGTTGCTAGACAACTTGCACACGCCGGTCAACCGATTCAGATTTTTCTCGTTTCGCCTCCAGAGAGTTTCGCCGGTGATGCGTTAACCAACTTGCAAATTGCACAAAATTTGAATTTGCCAATCACCTCGGTTCTTGCTGAAGACACACTAGAAGCGGCGAAAAGCCAAATTGCGTCCGCCGATCTGATTGTGGATTCTATTTTCGGCACTGGGTTGCGGGGCGGCGTACACGGTTTTATTGGAGATGTCATTACCTATATCAACAAAACGGAACTTCCGGTGATAGCTATCGATCTCCCCTCTGGGTTGTCAGCAGATACCGGAATGGCGGAAGGCGCATGTATCCAAGCATCCTACACCGTCACCATGGGACTTCCCAAGCGGGGAAATCTTATCCATCCGGGTGCAACCTTCACAGGCAAACTTGAGGTTACCGACATCGGTTTTCCTGCGAGCGTTATTGACGCCCAAAGCATTGAGATTAATTGGACGCAACCGTCCGATGCGGCGCGACTCTTACCGCTGCGTCCGACACACTCCCATAAAGGCACCTACGGGCGTGTTTTTGTCGCCGCTGCGTCCACGGGTATGACCGGTGCTGCAGCCTTGACGAGCGCAGGCGCATTGCGCGTTGGAGCAGGCCTGGTAACGCTTGGGGCCCCAAAAAGTCTTAACGCGATTTTGGAGATGAAACTCACCGAAGTGATGACGCTTCCGCTGCCCGAAACAGCGGAGGGATCTTTGGCGTTGGACGCAAAATCACACATTATTGAAGCAGTTGAGCGGACCAAATCGGTTCTCGCGATTGGGCCTGGACTTTCACAACACTCCGAAACCGTTGCACTCGTTCACAGCTTAATCCGCGAAAGCGATGTCCCAACCGTGATCGACGCCGATGGGATAAACGCGCTTTCAAAATCGACAGAGATCCTTTCATCACTATCACCTCAAACAGTGCTCACGCCCCATCCGGGCGAAATGGCAAGACTCATCGGTAGAACCGTCGAAGCGTTGGAACGAGATCGGATTGGAATCGCCCAACGATTCGCACAGGCACACAACGTTACGCTCGTCCTCAAGGGGGCACCGACGGTCGTCGCACGTGGAAATGGAGACATATGGATTAATTCAACCGGAAATGCCGGTATGGCGACCGGTGGCATGGGAGATATACTAACAGGCCTTATTGCGGGGTTGATAGCACAAAAAGTTTCCCCCTTTGATGCGGCCGTGTTAGGTGTCTACCTTCACGGACTTGCAGGGGACATCGTCACCGAATCAATCGGAATGCACGGATTAATGGCGGGCGATGTATTGAATAACATCCCCAAAGCGATAAAACTGTGTGGTGCGCATCATCAAGCATAA
- a CDS encoding D-2-hydroxyacid dehydrogenase, translated as MKIITHHFSEEQLAAAQAIAPDVTFVTPATDAEMQREIEDADAIFAGVTPELIRRAKKLRWIQTGGVGVEGLRFPELINSDIVLTNARGTTAVNIAEHVMALILAFTRTLNITIKRQMEKVWESRANMPVLEIAGETIGILGLGSIGLQVAKRATAFDMRILAVDPTQTQKPDYVESLWKTDRLHDMLSQSDWVAICCPLTTETEGIMGAAEFRAMKPTAFLINIARGKIVNQAELVEALRAKELAGAGLDALEPEPLPQDSPLWEMENVIVTPHHAGQSPKAPNRVFELFCENLKRFVAGEPLINVVDKTRWY; from the coding sequence GTGAAAATTATTACCCATCATTTTAGTGAAGAACAACTCGCAGCTGCTCAGGCAATCGCCCCTGATGTCACTTTCGTGACGCCGGCAACGGACGCGGAAATGCAACGTGAGATTGAGGATGCAGATGCCATTTTTGCCGGCGTAACACCCGAATTGATCCGTCGTGCCAAAAAACTCCGTTGGATTCAAACTGGAGGCGTTGGCGTTGAAGGTCTTAGATTTCCTGAGTTAATCAATAGTGATATCGTCCTTACAAACGCACGTGGCACAACCGCGGTCAACATTGCAGAGCATGTCATGGCGCTTATCCTCGCCTTCACACGCACACTGAATATTACGATTAAGCGGCAGATGGAGAAGGTGTGGGAAAGTCGTGCGAATATGCCGGTGCTTGAAATCGCAGGAGAAACCATCGGGATTCTCGGTCTTGGCAGTATCGGGCTACAGGTCGCCAAGCGTGCAACCGCTTTTGATATGCGTATCCTAGCCGTTGATCCAACGCAGACACAGAAGCCTGATTACGTCGAGTCACTCTGGAAGACCGATAGGCTGCACGACATGCTAAGTCAATCGGATTGGGTTGCCATCTGCTGTCCGCTAACGACCGAGACAGAGGGCATCATGGGTGCGGCTGAATTTCGCGCGATGAAGCCAACGGCATTCCTGATCAATATTGCGAGAGGAAAAATTGTCAATCAAGCCGAATTGGTTGAAGCTCTGCGCGCGAAAGAACTCGCCGGGGCCGGGCTTGACGCTTTGGAACCAGAACCACTCCCACAGGACAGTCCACTTTGGGAAATGGAAAATGTTATCGTCACACCGCATCACGCCGGTCAATCCCCGAAAGCACCCAATCGGGTCTTTGAACTCTTCTGTGAAAATCTCAAGCGTTTCGTTGCCGGTGAACCGTTGATCAATGTGGTTGATAAGACACGGTGGTATTAA
- the pdxA gene encoding 4-hydroxythreonine-4-phosphate dehydrogenase PdxA, with the protein MENETLPTIAITTGDPAGIGPEVVLKALADRELFNTARWLVIGDAAILSMVGKQIGLEPPNCIVQDSAQISAEWSCDKTARQLVETAQVCLLDLRQLEPSQFAVGKLNAVCGRAALEYVRMATQLCLDGQAAAMVTAPLNKEAVSLTGQNFTGHTEFIADLSEAAESRMLLVNDRLRVIHVSTHCSLRNACELDAPRILRTIQLGNEALESLGFDQPRIAVCGLNPHAGENGLFGTEDLERIVPAIQAAQHMGMVCEGPFPADTIFIQAVRGAYDLVVAMYHDQGHVPMKLLDFENTINVSLGLPIIRTSVDHGTAFDIAGKNQADPSSMKAAMKLAVTISQNRRKEDFASV; encoded by the coding sequence ATGGAAAATGAAACATTACCAACAATTGCAATCACTACCGGCGATCCGGCTGGTATTGGTCCTGAAGTTGTCCTCAAGGCATTAGCAGATCGGGAGTTATTCAACACCGCTCGCTGGCTGGTCATCGGCGACGCCGCCATCCTAAGCATGGTGGGAAAGCAGATCGGTCTGGAGCCACCGAACTGTATCGTCCAAGATAGCGCACAAATCTCTGCCGAATGGTCCTGTGACAAAACGGCGCGGCAACTTGTCGAAACGGCACAGGTCTGTCTGCTAGATTTACGTCAACTAGAGCCTTCCCAGTTTGCTGTAGGAAAACTCAATGCCGTCTGTGGTCGTGCCGCCCTCGAATATGTCCGTATGGCAACGCAGCTTTGCCTTGATGGTCAGGCGGCTGCTATGGTTACTGCCCCTTTGAATAAAGAAGCGGTGTCCTTAACAGGGCAAAATTTCACGGGCCATACAGAATTTATCGCTGATTTATCCGAAGCAGCAGAGTCACGGATGTTGCTCGTCAACGATCGCCTCCGGGTCATTCACGTCTCCACCCACTGCTCGCTGCGGAATGCCTGTGAGTTAGACGCTCCTAGAATCCTACGTACCATTCAACTCGGTAACGAAGCACTTGAATCGCTCGGCTTTGACCAACCGAGAATTGCTGTGTGTGGTCTCAACCCGCATGCCGGCGAAAATGGTCTGTTTGGAACTGAGGATCTTGAACGAATCGTCCCTGCAATCCAAGCGGCTCAACATATGGGAATGGTGTGCGAGGGGCCGTTCCCTGCCGACACAATCTTCATACAGGCGGTCAGGGGTGCATATGACCTAGTGGTAGCGATGTACCATGATCAAGGACATGTGCCTATGAAGCTGCTAGACTTTGAAAACACCATCAACGTCTCCCTAGGGCTTCCCATTATTCGGACGTCCGTCGACCACGGCACAGCGTTCGATATCGCAGGAAAGAATCAGGCAGATCCCAGCAGTATGAAGGCAGCGATGAAACTAGCAGTGACGATATCCCAGAACCGGCGCAAAGAGGATTTCGCTTCTGTTTAG
- a CDS encoding tetratricopeptide repeat protein: MKSTQSMLFRYLLLMLILSIVAATIAAGSEQSREAIQKDYRNVLKEKKPEKQIKKHRDLVNKWKEKGHLEDLISLYEADAETERANAGLHYGLGYAYANQGRIDTTQTALLFEKAANQFEQTISLEPTLSQAHFSLGAIYQEQNKLELAAQAMEACLQLNPKYYPAYYRLGEIQLQQDDPGAALESFQAVQKMSSKWARPYYGIGLAHFKLGNDDAAREALEEAINRDPKFAPAYFKLGQVLAKDGFFDDAWGEYEAGRKYQPYTSEDLYELGTIFVQSGNQAGATDIFRRIIDSIDPRHTAVLLQLGELYYATGEEAAAIEHYKQAIETDPSLKNYFMEQLAPYHAGLMGRSEAKSILKRFLAVLPDDPRATFHYAQIEADTGNLTAAIQYYEKTLALIGSKKTQPDIEFAPEHLLDTYRFLGDAYYQQENHEQARASYRRTIELDPELERYFFSQGKSVFDAEQFDLAVEPFSKFLLIYPEDVEATYLLGRSFEALGDTENALRLYARIHELDRNHTDALMRSAQIFKWQKEPQNALTMLTKLIAIEPTNAEAYYLAGILHLESGDSEEALDAFLETIRLDVSRLDAHYRIADLYEQRGDIDNTIKRYETIIGLDSSRADPFLRLGAFYLRRGEKDHVIRVYEPGLEIEPNHPYAQYSLAVIFEEREDIQKAIKRLELANRYDDSNYDWHFRYARLLDRYAQTLEDFDTYAAMAVEEYNKTISLKTDYAPAYLYRGLITRRYKQIGDTLYRYGQIVKDFKRVIALEPNNSDGYYYLGMTYVDLDQREEAKDILLKTLQFKKQYKEVYLQLGLIAESEGDHAKAISHFEKELAINPESVRAYQRLGDLYSSYSTDFGRAKETLEKALELQPNHVSTLLSYASTLYYLDQLGAATEQFETVIQINPKNLTANYNLALMYEYTGKTQQAINRWKKFLELDPPAEWKEDAEQHLRQLQP, from the coding sequence ATGAAATCAACGCAGTCGATGCTATTTCGATATCTACTCCTGATGTTGATACTTTCAATCGTAGCGGCTACGATTGCGGCGGGGAGCGAACAGTCGCGTGAGGCAATTCAAAAAGATTACCGTAACGTCCTCAAGGAGAAGAAGCCCGAAAAACAGATAAAGAAACATCGAGACTTGGTCAACAAGTGGAAAGAGAAGGGCCATCTCGAAGATCTGATTTCCCTTTACGAAGCCGATGCAGAAACAGAACGCGCCAATGCAGGTCTACACTATGGTCTGGGTTACGCTTACGCCAACCAAGGGCGAATAGACACGACGCAAACTGCCCTTCTATTTGAAAAAGCTGCGAACCAATTTGAACAGACTATCTCGCTTGAGCCAACCCTGTCGCAGGCACATTTCAGCCTCGGCGCAATCTATCAAGAACAGAATAAGTTAGAACTCGCAGCCCAAGCGATGGAGGCGTGCTTGCAATTGAATCCCAAGTATTATCCCGCCTACTATCGGCTCGGTGAAATCCAACTCCAACAGGATGACCCCGGCGCTGCGCTTGAATCGTTTCAGGCAGTGCAGAAAATGAGCTCAAAATGGGCGCGTCCTTACTACGGAATTGGATTGGCTCACTTCAAACTTGGGAACGATGACGCTGCCAGAGAAGCATTGGAGGAAGCAATTAATCGCGATCCTAAATTTGCACCCGCTTATTTCAAACTTGGTCAAGTCCTCGCCAAGGATGGCTTTTTCGACGATGCATGGGGAGAATATGAGGCAGGACGGAAATACCAGCCTTACACCTCAGAAGATCTGTATGAACTTGGCACGATTTTCGTCCAATCAGGGAACCAAGCGGGAGCAACCGACATATTTCGGCGTATTATCGACAGCATAGATCCAAGGCACACCGCCGTGCTCCTCCAACTTGGTGAACTCTATTACGCCACCGGCGAGGAAGCGGCTGCAATTGAGCACTATAAGCAAGCGATCGAGACAGATCCGTCGCTCAAAAACTACTTCATGGAACAGCTAGCACCTTATCATGCCGGGTTGATGGGTAGGAGTGAGGCAAAATCTATCCTCAAGCGGTTTTTGGCGGTGCTCCCCGATGATCCACGGGCAACCTTCCATTACGCTCAAATCGAAGCTGACACGGGCAATCTAACTGCTGCTATCCAATACTATGAAAAGACCCTAGCGTTGATTGGCTCTAAGAAGACCCAACCGGATATCGAGTTCGCACCGGAGCACTTGCTAGACACCTATAGGTTTTTAGGAGACGCTTACTACCAACAGGAAAATCATGAACAGGCAAGAGCCTCCTATAGACGTACAATTGAACTGGATCCGGAGCTGGAACGGTATTTCTTTAGTCAGGGCAAATCCGTCTTCGATGCCGAGCAATTTGATTTGGCAGTTGAGCCTTTCAGCAAATTCCTTCTCATCTACCCGGAAGATGTCGAAGCGACATACCTGCTTGGACGCAGCTTCGAAGCATTGGGCGACACCGAAAATGCACTGCGCCTTTATGCCCGTATCCATGAACTTGATCGAAACCATACAGATGCCCTAATGCGTTCAGCGCAGATCTTTAAGTGGCAGAAAGAACCACAGAACGCGCTGACAATGCTGACAAAGTTAATAGCAATCGAACCAACGAATGCTGAGGCGTACTATCTCGCCGGCATATTGCACCTTGAATCAGGGGACTCTGAAGAAGCGCTCGATGCCTTCTTGGAAACCATCCGCCTGGATGTGAGTCGCCTTGATGCTCATTATCGAATCGCGGACCTGTATGAACAACGGGGGGATATTGATAACACCATCAAACGGTATGAGACAATAATCGGACTCGATTCATCTAGGGCGGATCCGTTCCTTCGCCTAGGCGCGTTCTATCTGCGACGAGGCGAGAAAGATCACGTTATCCGCGTGTATGAGCCGGGATTAGAGATTGAACCAAACCATCCCTATGCACAGTACAGCCTCGCAGTAATCTTTGAAGAACGCGAAGATATTCAGAAAGCAATCAAGCGCCTCGAACTCGCAAACCGATACGATGACAGCAATTATGATTGGCACTTCCGCTATGCCCGTCTGCTAGACCGCTACGCCCAAACATTGGAGGATTTCGACACCTATGCGGCAATGGCAGTAGAGGAATACAACAAAACCATCAGTCTAAAAACCGACTATGCACCAGCCTACCTATATCGCGGGTTAATCACTCGTCGCTACAAACAGATTGGTGACACACTCTACCGATATGGCCAGATCGTGAAGGATTTCAAAAGGGTAATCGCGTTAGAACCGAACAATTCTGATGGATACTACTACCTCGGCATGACGTACGTAGATTTGGATCAACGCGAGGAGGCCAAAGATATACTGCTGAAAACCCTTCAATTCAAGAAACAGTACAAAGAGGTATATCTGCAGCTTGGGTTGATTGCAGAATCGGAGGGTGACCATGCCAAAGCGATCAGTCACTTTGAGAAGGAATTGGCAATCAACCCTGAATCCGTCAGAGCCTATCAGCGGCTTGGCGATCTCTACAGCAGTTATAGCACCGACTTTGGGCGCGCTAAAGAAACATTGGAGAAAGCACTAGAGTTACAACCGAACCATGTTTCAACGCTGCTTAGCTACGCAAGTACACTTTACTATCTAGATCAGCTGGGTGCAGCGACCGAGCAGTTTGAAACGGTGATTCAGATAAATCCCAAGAATTTGACGGCAAATTATAATCTTGCCCTGATGTATGAATACACCGGCAAAACACAGCAAGCTATTAATCGATGGAAAAAATTCCTTGAACTCGACCCACCCGCCGAATGGAAAGAAGATGCTGAACAACACTTACGACAACTTCAACCGTAG
- a CDS encoding Gfo/Idh/MocA family oxidoreductase yields the protein MSKLQVALIGCGGRGLGHARVLQEFDDVDMVAVCDPIEASRNAAGDEFNAAGRYASVDEMLEAESLDAVFVATPAHLNGQAALPCLERGVNTLMEKPPGMSVAETTALRDAAARTGAKGMVGWNRRFHPIIVKAREMVEARGAVTQLVGEFHKSVTGFIKSGRFPEHLMDNLFLETPIHALDIVRAIAGAEVEEVHSVVRRTISDYKDVHAGLILFENGCVAHLAANYTTDARLERYEIHGRDISAYLEGVSQGTVFCDGKQHQLTGRGTSGTEEQNRYFLDCIKADRPVSLPAANLDEAIKTMELAEAILSGLRS from the coding sequence ATGTCGAAATTACAGGTTGCCTTAATCGGCTGCGGTGGACGTGGTCTTGGGCACGCACGGGTGCTCCAAGAATTTGATGATGTAGACATGGTCGCTGTTTGTGATCCGATTGAAGCATCACGAAACGCCGCTGGCGATGAGTTCAATGCAGCGGGACGTTATGCTAGTGTCGATGAGATGCTAGAGGCCGAGTCGTTGGATGCGGTATTCGTTGCAACGCCGGCACATCTCAACGGGCAGGCAGCGTTACCTTGTCTAGAACGCGGTGTCAACACCCTGATGGAGAAACCGCCGGGGATGAGCGTCGCAGAAACAACCGCTTTGCGCGATGCCGCCGCCCGCACAGGCGCCAAAGGCATGGTCGGTTGGAATCGCCGTTTCCACCCCATAATCGTCAAAGCGCGAGAGATGGTCGAGGCACGCGGCGCTGTGACCCAACTTGTCGGGGAGTTCCACAAGAGTGTTACCGGATTCATAAAATCAGGTCGCTTCCCCGAACATCTGATGGACAATCTGTTTCTTGAAACTCCTATACACGCGCTCGATATCGTTCGCGCCATCGCAGGGGCGGAGGTAGAGGAAGTACATAGCGTCGTGCGTCGCACAATCTCCGATTACAAAGATGTCCACGCCGGACTCATCCTCTTTGAGAACGGTTGTGTTGCACACCTTGCCGCTAACTACACGACGGACGCCCGCCTCGAACGTTATGAGATTCACGGACGGGACATCTCCGCCTATCTCGAAGGGGTGTCGCAGGGAACTGTTTTTTGCGATGGCAAACAGCATCAGTTGACCGGCAGAGGCACTAGTGGTACAGAGGAGCAGAACCGATACTTCTTGGATTGTATCAAAGCAGACCGCCCGGTTTCACTCCCTGCAGCGAACCTGGATGAGGCGATTAAGACAATGGAGTTGGCGGAGGCCATTCTGTCCGGATTGCGATCCTAG
- a CDS encoding phytanoyl-CoA dioxygenase family protein encodes MSLTQAQVQAFHQNGYLVVDNALSDEDLNPLIADFEELIDTIADELYAEGKIRERHKTQPFERRIAWLTKEAGDPLQGQVSFPVNLRRPIFDFLHNANLLDLLESLVGPEIYCNPTHHVRPKLPEPLMDEGFDNWIQQSPFHQDAAVLLPEADDTLVVTTWIPLIDATKENGTIHLYPGLHQGEIRRHVRCPYGWQIAPEVMPEGGPVMLPVKKGGVIFIHCRTPHGSLPNLSGEVRWSLDLRWHDARKPGGRPLPGIQVRSGEHPGKVTRDHQAWIDAWEAARADSTPRKMYRWEE; translated from the coding sequence ATGAGTCTCACCCAAGCACAGGTCCAAGCCTTTCACCAAAACGGCTATCTGGTAGTGGACAATGCTTTAAGCGACGAAGACCTGAATCCATTGATTGCGGACTTTGAGGAACTTATTGATACTATCGCCGACGAGCTATATGCCGAAGGAAAAATAAGGGAACGTCATAAAACTCAACCCTTCGAGCGGCGTATCGCTTGGCTGACCAAGGAGGCAGGCGATCCCTTGCAGGGACAGGTATCATTTCCGGTGAATCTTCGCCGCCCAATCTTCGACTTCCTGCATAACGCGAATCTACTAGATCTACTTGAATCACTTGTTGGTCCAGAGATTTACTGCAATCCAACGCATCATGTGCGTCCAAAATTACCAGAACCCCTGATGGACGAAGGGTTCGACAACTGGATCCAACAGTCGCCCTTCCATCAGGATGCCGCCGTGCTCCTGCCGGAGGCGGACGACACGCTCGTTGTGACGACGTGGATTCCGCTTATAGACGCGACCAAAGAAAATGGAACAATACACCTCTATCCGGGTCTACATCAGGGCGAGATTCGGAGGCATGTGCGGTGTCCCTATGGCTGGCAGATTGCGCCAGAGGTAATGCCCGAAGGTGGACCGGTGATGCTACCAGTAAAGAAGGGTGGGGTGATTTTCATCCACTGTCGAACTCCACACGGCTCACTTCCGAACCTGTCGGGTGAGGTTCGCTGGAGTTTAGATCTCCGCTGGCATGATGCGCGGAAACCGGGGGGTAGACCGCTGCCCGGAATTCAGGTACGCAGCGGGGAACATCCGGGGAAGGTAACGCGCGACCATCAAGCTTGGATAGACGCTTGGGAAGCGGCAAGAGCAGATTCGACACCGAGGAAGATGTATCGTTGGGAAGAATAG
- a CDS encoding M20 family metallopeptidase, with amino-acid sequence MSQSWARSDNEVLATLQDVVAIESINASLPGGERGEVGMVEYLADFFDAVDIPYETDEVLPGRSNIIATLEGENPDRVLLFECHMDTASVSVMTIPPYEPHIRDGLLYGRGACDTKAGGVAMIHAMKRFKDAGIKPPCTIKYAGAVDEEYSFQGAIRLAKTVKADAAVVSEPTELEVIRAHKGLARFHIVVKGVAAHSAKPYLGINAISKMTRLVRAIEEEIAPTYDSMSHPLTGSPTLNIGVISGGVQVNFVPDECIIDIDRRVIPGETPDEALVPFQERLERAQAADPDLDVRMETPYLKDNPMETPEDAHIVQVAVRACESVIGKSAITGVPYGTDASKFTSVGIPSIVFGPGSIDQAHAAVEWVDCEQVLKAVDIYYEIMTRF; translated from the coding sequence ATGAGCCAATCGTGGGCGCGTAGTGATAATGAGGTCCTTGCCACGCTGCAAGATGTTGTAGCGATTGAGAGCATAAACGCCAGTCTACCCGGCGGGGAGCGCGGTGAGGTTGGTATGGTTGAATATCTTGCCGATTTCTTCGATGCCGTAGATATCCCCTACGAGACAGACGAAGTGTTACCGGGGCGAAGCAATATCATCGCCACACTAGAAGGTGAGAATCCAGATCGTGTGTTACTATTTGAATGTCACATGGATACTGCTTCCGTCAGCGTTATGACTATACCACCTTATGAGCCGCATATCCGCGACGGTCTGCTCTACGGACGCGGTGCATGCGATACCAAAGCCGGCGGCGTGGCCATGATACACGCGATGAAGCGCTTCAAGGACGCGGGAATTAAACCCCCGTGCACCATCAAATACGCCGGTGCCGTAGATGAGGAGTACAGTTTTCAAGGCGCAATACGATTGGCAAAAACTGTCAAGGCGGATGCAGCAGTCGTCTCCGAACCAACCGAGTTGGAGGTCATCCGCGCACACAAAGGGTTGGCACGTTTCCACATCGTCGTCAAAGGGGTCGCTGCACATAGCGCCAAGCCGTATCTTGGTATCAATGCTATTTCAAAGATGACGCGACTGGTTCGGGCGATTGAGGAGGAAATCGCACCGACCTACGATTCCATGAGCCATCCACTCACCGGCAGTCCAACACTCAATATCGGCGTGATTTCCGGGGGCGTGCAGGTCAACTTTGTGCCAGACGAATGCATTATTGATATAGACCGTCGTGTCATCCCCGGCGAAACACCGGACGAAGCCCTTGTACCGTTTCAAGAACGGCTAGAGCGCGCCCAAGCCGCCGACCCTGACTTGGATGTCAGAATGGAAACACCGTATCTCAAGGATAACCCGATGGAAACACCCGAAGATGCACACATCGTGCAGGTCGCTGTCCGTGCGTGTGAATCCGTAATTGGGAAATCAGCGATCACAGGTGTTCCCTACGGTACTGACGCCAGCAAGTTCACCTCTGTTGGTATTCCATCGATTGTCTTTGGTCCCGGGAGCATTGATCAGGCACATGCCGCAGTTGAGTGGGTTGATTGTGAACAGGTCTTGAAAGCAGTTGACATCTACTATGAGATCATGACACGATTTTAA
- a CDS encoding GNAT family N-acetyltransferase — protein MEKFINIEYRAPHNTTELDDTIQCSIRAFGGSEHIQHLFVNIVEHDPWFDLNNTRACFVDGKAASVVQIFERPMRIGNCVVRMGGVGSVGTDPSHLRAGYSSGVLRDSVRYMQAAGYDLSILGTGVQSHYARAGWVMHPTYSMELTLPPTLGEVPPDVTIELCEPDRDMPMLRAIFDHFNANRTGTFVKNAEYWTNRPKWRTYDPSLYWIAKQGGTTVAYLLAKQWEIGEFGYLPDAEQAMTALFYRFFHRAQAAGVQVIGAPAPAQSRKMFEGMGCSVRRRENNNAMFLITNFGSLLRKIKPLLEMRLRDSDFSAWRGAIRVRYEAGEQMLVIEDGALSIAHESVSPEIDLCVSQTQLLKLLFGNISAEQIVFSNGLRINEIGLLDALFPAGELFMWRTDRF, from the coding sequence TTGGAGAAATTTATTAATATTGAATATCGTGCCCCGCATAATACAACTGAGCTTGACGATACGATTCAGTGCAGTATTCGTGCTTTTGGGGGCTCAGAGCATATCCAACATCTCTTCGTAAATATTGTCGAACATGATCCATGGTTTGACCTCAATAACACACGTGCCTGCTTTGTAGATGGTAAGGCTGCTAGTGTTGTACAGATTTTTGAACGTCCCATGCGTATCGGGAATTGCGTTGTGCGGATGGGCGGTGTCGGCAGTGTCGGCACAGATCCATCCCATCTTCGCGCCGGGTATTCATCGGGAGTACTGCGAGATAGCGTCCGGTATATGCAAGCAGCGGGCTATGATCTCTCGATTCTTGGTACCGGCGTCCAATCGCACTACGCAAGGGCGGGCTGGGTAATGCATCCCACCTACAGTATGGAACTGACCCTGCCTCCGACACTTGGGGAAGTGCCCCCTGACGTGACTATTGAGTTGTGCGAACCGGATCGAGATATGCCTATGTTGCGAGCGATCTTCGATCACTTTAACGCCAATCGAACAGGTACGTTTGTGAAAAATGCTGAGTATTGGACTAATCGACCTAAGTGGAGGACATATGATCCGTCGTTGTATTGGATTGCTAAACAGGGCGGAACAACCGTTGCCTATCTGCTAGCAAAGCAGTGGGAAATAGGCGAATTTGGCTATCTACCCGATGCGGAGCAGGCGATGACTGCGTTATTTTACCGCTTCTTCCATCGTGCGCAGGCGGCGGGTGTGCAGGTAATCGGTGCGCCAGCGCCCGCCCAGAGTCGAAAAATGTTTGAGGGGATGGGTTGCTCCGTTCGGAGGCGAGAGAACAACAACGCTATGTTTTTGATAACCAACTTTGGATCGCTATTGAGAAAGATTAAGCCGTTGTTGGAGATGAGGCTCAGGGATTCGGACTTTTCGGCGTGGAGAGGTGCTATTCGCGTGCGCTATGAAGCCGGTGAACAGATGTTGGTTATTGAGGACGGGGCGCTCAGTATCGCTCACGAGAGCGTGTCGCCGGAGATCGACCTCTGCGTTAGTCAAACGCAGCTGCTGAAGCTCCTATTTGGAAATATTAGCGCCGAACAGATCGTGTTTTCCAACGGTTTGAGGATCAACGAAATCGGCCTGCTTGATGCACTTTTCCCAGCCGGTGAGCTGTTTATGTGGCGGACAGACCGATTCTAA